From the genome of Nitrospira lenta, one region includes:
- a CDS encoding efflux transporter outer membrane subunit: MTRRIAALSLALATLSVTACVQGQNYERPSIEVPTTWSQMAHADQETFPLDQQPDAEWWRAFGNDELTGLIERALEHNHDVKRAVARVLESRAAVMSASAGLYPQVNLQGSYSSLAVSKNTFAGLGLAQGGQPGPQVFATPGSTFNLWNGSLDLRWELDFWGRIRRGEEAAIAEVGANEQDARAVALSLISDLGQSYFRIRELDEQIEIATRTVAVRQEFLDIIKKRAAVGLASDLDVARTDVLLAEAAGLIPDLTRSRALERHRLEVLTGSTPGSIDLPRMPLRSTVTQPDIPVGLPSQLLERRPDILQSESILIAANARIGQARAYFFPTLSITGQGGLQSAEFANWFSGNSWNYSIGPSITLPIFLGGTNVARLDQAESRYQQMLESYRQTILQAFREVADLLVSLQSRAEQLARQREQLTAAQTAVTLATVRYRKGLVNYLDVLDAQRSALTAETQVVMTERARLTDMVSLFKALGGGWKPPAAAASPS, encoded by the coding sequence ATGACGCGACGTATAGCTGCACTCAGCCTCGCGCTCGCCACACTGAGCGTGACGGCCTGCGTGCAGGGGCAAAACTACGAGCGCCCGTCGATCGAGGTGCCAACCACTTGGTCGCAGATGGCCCACGCGGATCAGGAAACATTTCCTCTCGATCAACAGCCCGATGCCGAATGGTGGCGCGCGTTCGGGAATGACGAACTCACCGGCCTCATCGAGCGTGCCCTGGAACACAATCACGATGTGAAACGCGCCGTGGCTCGTGTCCTGGAAAGCCGGGCCGCCGTCATGTCCGCCTCTGCGGGGCTCTATCCCCAAGTCAATCTACAGGGCAGTTACAGCAGCCTGGCCGTCTCAAAAAACACCTTCGCGGGCCTGGGTCTCGCGCAGGGAGGGCAGCCGGGCCCACAAGTATTCGCCACTCCCGGCAGCACGTTCAACCTCTGGAACGGATCGTTGGATCTGCGCTGGGAATTGGACTTCTGGGGCCGCATCCGCCGCGGCGAAGAAGCGGCCATCGCCGAAGTGGGCGCGAATGAACAGGATGCCCGGGCGGTCGCCCTCTCGCTGATCAGCGATCTCGGCCAGTCCTACTTCCGCATTCGGGAGCTCGATGAGCAGATTGAAATCGCCACCAGGACGGTCGCGGTTCGGCAGGAATTTTTGGACATTATTAAGAAACGAGCAGCGGTTGGCCTGGCCTCCGATCTGGATGTGGCGCGAACCGACGTCCTACTGGCAGAAGCCGCCGGGTTGATCCCCGACCTAACTCGAAGCCGGGCGCTCGAACGGCATCGGCTGGAAGTCCTCACCGGTTCCACACCGGGCTCCATAGACCTCCCCCGCATGCCGCTCAGGTCGACCGTGACCCAACCGGACATTCCTGTCGGCTTGCCCTCACAATTGCTGGAGCGGCGACCGGATATTCTCCAGTCCGAGTCCATACTGATCGCCGCCAATGCCCGTATCGGACAAGCGCGCGCCTACTTCTTCCCCACCCTGTCCATCACCGGGCAGGGCGGCCTCCAAAGCGCCGAATTTGCCAATTGGTTTTCAGGGAACAGCTGGAACTATAGTATCGGCCCCTCGATCACGCTACCGATTTTCCTTGGGGGGACCAACGTGGCCCGGCTCGATCAGGCGGAATCCCGCTACCAGCAAATGCTGGAGAGCTATCGGCAAACCATCCTCCAAGCCTTTCGAGAGGTTGCCGATCTGCTGGTGTCACTCCAGAGCAGAGCCGAGCAACTGGCTCGCCAACGGGAGCAACTCACCGCGGCTCAGACTGCGGTGACGCTGGCCACGGTCCGGTATCGCAAAGGCCTGGTCAACTATCTGGATGTGCTTGATGCCCAACGAAGCGCGCTCACGGCGGAAACCCAAGTGGTCATGACAGAGCGGGCACGATTGACGGACATGGTCAGCCTCTTCAAAGCGCTGGGGGGAGGATGGAAGCCGCCCGCCGCTGCCGCATCACCCTCCTAG
- a CDS encoding response regulator translates to MDRPVSNQPSPPTATTILVVDDEPSIVKLCRALLQPEGFTILEADGSSEALKICAKHEGSIDVLLTDLVLPPPGFQLASGSNEFPHVHGHELAMRAATLRTGLRIILMSGNPDKELASHGIKRGTLPFVQKPFEKSALTQLIRDVLQSPPPTLKVRQGNAANDIDWFG, encoded by the coding sequence ATGGACCGCCCAGTCTCCAATCAGCCATCCCCCCCAACCGCCACGACGATCCTCGTCGTGGACGACGAACCGTCGATCGTTAAGCTGTGCCGAGCGCTGCTCCAACCGGAAGGATTCACGATCCTTGAGGCTGACGGGAGTTCAGAGGCGCTGAAGATCTGCGCAAAACACGAAGGATCCATCGATGTCCTCTTGACCGATTTAGTCCTGCCTCCCCCAGGATTTCAACTCGCATCAGGTTCGAATGAGTTTCCTCATGTGCATGGGCATGAGCTGGCCATGCGTGCTGCCACGCTTCGGACTGGATTGAGAATCATCTTGATGTCTGGAAACCCGGACAAGGAACTCGCCAGCCACGGCATCAAGCGAGGTACACTGCCGTTCGTGCAAAAGCCATTTGAAAAATCCGCCTTGACTCAGCTGATTCGCGATGTCCTCCAGAGCCCTCCTCCAACGCTCAAGGTGCGCCAGGGAAACGCGGCGAACGACATCGACTGGTTCGGGTAA
- a CDS encoding 2OG-Fe(II) oxygenase encodes MESQREGRSSTVALSDLQSFSFRQSPVLIVENFWSADERQYFRDAMNQAAWKSLSDLPKVREDFPDSGNWAKAEIGPAQGNRFLSRLQLPCIQEYMESFPNITGRHMGFSYYSYSAGDCLLTHDDTSQGEPVGGRLAPRRRIAVVAYFHEEWQSDWGGELIVYATRSAHTAEKPALSVTHCIEPRPGSLVMFTVPRFHRVCRVDQTAGQHRRLSIAGWFMTEHA; translated from the coding sequence GTGGAGAGTCAGCGAGAGGGGCGTTCGTCGACTGTGGCGCTCTCGGATCTGCAGTCATTTTCATTCCGTCAGAGCCCGGTCCTGATCGTGGAAAATTTTTGGTCGGCCGATGAGCGGCAGTATTTCCGTGATGCAATGAATCAGGCGGCATGGAAGAGTTTGTCAGACCTTCCCAAGGTGCGGGAAGATTTTCCGGATTCAGGCAATTGGGCGAAAGCGGAGATCGGACCGGCGCAGGGCAATCGATTCCTGTCCCGGCTGCAGCTGCCCTGTATTCAGGAATACATGGAGTCGTTTCCGAATATCACCGGTCGCCACATGGGCTTCAGCTACTATTCCTATTCGGCCGGCGACTGCCTGTTGACGCATGACGATACCTCCCAAGGCGAGCCGGTCGGAGGACGACTGGCGCCACGTCGTCGCATTGCCGTCGTGGCGTATTTTCATGAGGAGTGGCAATCGGATTGGGGTGGGGAATTGATCGTGTATGCCACCCGGTCAGCTCACACGGCGGAGAAGCCGGCGTTGTCCGTCACGCATTGTATCGAGCCACGTCCGGGGTCCCTTGTCATGTTCACCGTGCCGCGGTTTCACCGCGTGTGCCGAGTCGATCAAACGGCCGGTCAGCACCGGCGACTCTCCATCGCCGGCTGGTTCATGACGGAGCATGCGTAG
- a CDS encoding RNA recognition motif domain-containing protein, with product MGSKIYVGGLPYAATEQQLSELFAAHGAVESARVITDKFTGQSRGFGFVEMASDSEAQAAITALNGADFGGRTLTVNEARPQEPRTGGGGGGRGGFGGGGGGRGGNGGGGGGKRDRW from the coding sequence ATGGGTTCGAAGATCTACGTCGGCGGGTTGCCCTATGCGGCGACCGAACAACAACTCAGTGAACTGTTTGCCGCGCATGGAGCCGTCGAGTCTGCGCGCGTGATCACGGACAAGTTCACCGGCCAGTCACGGGGCTTCGGCTTCGTGGAGATGGCGTCTGATTCTGAAGCTCAAGCAGCTATTACGGCCTTGAACGGCGCCGATTTCGGCGGCCGTACCTTGACCGTCAATGAAGCGCGCCCGCAGGAGCCCCGCACGGGTGGCGGTGGTGGCGGACGCGGTGGATTTGGCGGCGGCGGTGGTGGCCGTGGTGGTAACGGTGGCGGCGGCGGCGGTAAGCGCGACCGCTGGTAA
- a CDS encoding ABC transporter permease: protein MKLHRITAIVFRHLYLYRRSLPRIMEIFYWPFLDLVIWGFITLYLARYQTQVPGFVTFFLGALILWDVLFRSQQGITISFLEELWSRNLMNLFASPLKPSEFLAATMVMSIFKVVCVSLVMGLCAWLFYDYSILIIGLWLLPFVLNLVVTGWVIGVFTTSLIMRFGQEAEVLAWSMVFLFQPISCVFYPMDVLPVWLKPIAWANPAAHVFEGMRGVLSQSGQPVEHLGWAIGLNLLFLAAMIAWFHRTFAYCRNQGLLVRVGE, encoded by the coding sequence ATGAAGCTCCATCGGATTACCGCCATCGTGTTCCGTCATCTCTATCTCTATCGCCGGAGTTTGCCCCGGATTATGGAGATCTTCTACTGGCCGTTTTTAGATCTGGTGATTTGGGGCTTCATTACCCTCTACCTCGCACGGTATCAGACGCAGGTTCCCGGATTTGTCACATTTTTTCTCGGGGCGCTGATTCTCTGGGACGTCCTGTTTCGGTCTCAGCAGGGGATTACCATTTCGTTTCTTGAAGAGCTCTGGTCGCGCAACTTGATGAATCTGTTTGCGAGCCCGCTGAAGCCGAGCGAGTTTCTTGCTGCGACGATGGTCATGAGTATTTTCAAGGTCGTGTGTGTGTCGCTAGTGATGGGGCTCTGTGCCTGGTTGTTTTACGATTACAGCATATTGATTATCGGACTCTGGTTACTCCCCTTCGTCTTAAATTTGGTGGTAACCGGGTGGGTCATCGGCGTGTTTACCACGTCGCTGATTATGCGGTTCGGGCAGGAGGCCGAGGTGCTGGCTTGGAGTATGGTGTTCCTCTTCCAGCCGATCTCCTGCGTGTTCTATCCAATGGATGTTCTCCCGGTCTGGCTGAAGCCGATCGCTTGGGCCAATCCAGCCGCGCATGTGTTTGAAGGGATGCGCGGCGTGCTCAGCCAGTCCGGCCAGCCGGTTGAGCATCTTGGCTGGGCAATCGGGCTGAACCTCCTATTTTTGGCGGCCATGATCGCCTGGTTTCACCGGACATTTGCCTATTGCCGGAACCAAGGTCTGCTGGTTCGGGTCGGGGAGTAA